A single genomic interval of Pyrus communis chromosome 5, drPyrComm1.1, whole genome shotgun sequence harbors:
- the LOC137733374 gene encoding phospholipase A(1) DAD1, chloroplastic-like, whose protein sequence is MKLSIRPFSHKATITSCTLTQLPTLNPKHMTLTHNLPNWQHLLNPVDISSLALTPVTPITTNPTAGKQPVRKSWMDYQGFNNWENLLDPLDDNLRGEIIRYGQFVDAAYKAFEFDPDSNFYATCKYSKASLFEKSGLPGTGYRITKNLRATSGIKLPSWIEKAPSWVATQSSWIGYVAVCQDKEEIARLGRRDVVIAFRGTATCLEWLENLRATLTQLPSSPNNSGLDNCEPMVESGFLSLYTSGTDLIPSLQQMLRQEIARLLQSYGNEPLSITLTGHSLGAALATLAAYDIKTTFNRSPLVTVFSFAGPRVGNSSFRQNLDKKGPKVLRIVNSDDVITKVPGFVVDDNERRHLACYSGFRKAVEFQNWIHQKVEDTQLSYAEVGKELRLSSKDSPYLMGTNVSTCHELSTYLHLVDNFQSSKCPFKATAKRLFSKKH, encoded by the coding sequence ATGAAGCTTTCTATCAGACCCTTCTCACACAAGGCAACAATCACCTCATGCACCCTCACTCAATTACCAACTCTAAACCCCAAACACATGACCTTGACTCACAACCTTCCCAACTGGCAGCACTTGCTAAACCCAGTTGACATTAGCTCCCTAGCACTCACCCCTGTCACCCCCATAACCACCAACCCCACCGCCGGTAAACAACCCGTTCGCAAAAGTTGGATGGATTACCAAGGCTTCAACAACTGGGAAAACCTTCTCGACCCTCTAGACGACAATTTACGGGGTGAGATTATCCGGTATGGTCAGTTTGTCGATGCCGCATACAAGGCGTTTGAATTTGATCCAGATTCCAATTTTTACGCAACATGCAAGTACTCAAAAGCCTCATTGTTTGAAAAATCCGGGCTTCCGGGAACTGGCTACCGGATTACAAAAAATTTACGTGCCACGTCGGGAATCAAGCTTCCAAGCTGGATAGAAAAGGCGCCGAGCTGGGTCGCAACGCAGTCCAGCTGGATTGGCTACGTGGCGGTCTGTCAAGACAAGGAGGAAATTGCAAGGCTTGGAAGACGGGACGTAGTGATTGCCTTTAGAGGGACCGCCACGTGCTTGGAGTGGCTTGAAAATCTTCGAGCCACTCTCACCCAGCTTCCGTCCAGCCCTAATAACTCAGGTCTGGACAACTGTGAGCCAATGGTCGAAAGTGGATTTTTGAGCTTATACACTTCAGGAACCGACTTAATCCCGAGCTTGCAACAAATGTTACGCCAAGAGATTGCGCGGTTGCTTCAATCCTACGGCAACGAGCCTCTCAGCATAACATTGACCGGGCACAGCCTCGGCGCCGCGCTTGCAACGCTCGCAGCTTACGACATAAAAACTACGTTTAACCGGTCGCCGCTAGTCACCGTCTTTTCGTTTGCCGGGCCACGTGTAGGAAACAGTAGCTTCCGCCAGAACCTGGACAAGAAAGGCCCAAAAGTTTTACGCATTGTGAACTCCGACGATGTAATAACTAAAGTACCTGGTTTCGTAGTCGACGACAATGAACGGCGCCACTTGGCGTGCTACAGCGGGTTCCGAAAGGCGGTGGAGTTCCAGAACTGGATCCACCAGAAGGTGGAGGACACGCAGTTGTCGTACGCGGAGGTTGGGAAGGAGCTCAGGTTAAGTAGCAAGGACTCGCCGTACCTGATGGGCACCAACGTGTCAACGTGTCACGAGCTCAGCACGTACCTCCACCTCGTCGACAATTTCCAGAGCTCAAAATGTCCGTTCAAAGCCACGGCCAAGAGATTATTCAGCAAAAAACACTAA